The Salmo salar chromosome ssa06, Ssal_v3.1, whole genome shotgun sequence sequence TTTAAACAACAATCTAATTAATCCTGTCTTTATTAGTTTCACTGAactgtggagggagggagcgaaggagaatggagggaggggggagaattGGGAATCCTGTCAGAAAATACTGGAGAGAGATAGAagaagggggatagagggataAAACAACTGGGATTCAAGAGGAATTTAAAAGCAGGAGTTTTGGGGCCTTTAAATTGAATTGATATGTTGATGAGAAGAGAATGAAGAGTGGGAGAAAATGAAAGGGGTGGGACACACGAGAGTAGTGGTGAATGGACAAAAGGAAAGTAGACAACGAAGCCCCGTGAATGACAGTGTGTGAACTGTTAAAAAAACTGTCCAAGCATGATACTTGTTTCACATGTTCTCTTCTAAATCCTACTAATTGTGAATAGTAGGTAATGATGGGCTGTACCAGCTCGTTCAATAGATTGATGTAAAGAATTTGTAAAAGACCTAGAATCCACCAACACTTCAGTGCAGGCTCCCTACACATCAGTTGACTACTGCCCCCAAGTGTCATCAGTGAAGAACGACATTCTAAAGCATTACCACGTGCTGTTATTGCAGTAAACAGATGTTAGCTATGTTGCATGTTCAAGCTTTAAGTTATGGGAAATGCTGATGTGACATTTAATTAGATACCGTACACAGGTTTGATTGAGAATCTTCACAGGTGCAAATGAGGTCTAATCTTTAAGGCAATCTGTCTCTGCCTTTGGGTGCGTTCCATGTTGTCTTTAATTCAGTCGCTCGGCACATCTCAGAGGACTGCTAATATCATGTTAGTGAGAAATTACAACAACTCCTGCAAGCGATGTGAGACCTGATCATCTGCAGCCCAACTACAAAAAAAGACGGTTTGGAAGGACACCTCAAATGAGGCCTTAAAAGCTCTGTGCTGCTGTGTGGTCAAGACGGTGTCTTCTGCACATCTCAGAATATTACTTGATAATATTCCTACTGTGATTCTAGAGACGTTAAACTTCTTCAAGACTGCAAAAAAGACAACCTGGAACACACCCGACTGCAATAAAGACAACTTATCTATTACACACTGGAACGCACCCTTTCTCCCCTCTGTCCCTATAGGCTGTTTGTCAGGAAGTGCAGTGCGTGCCTGCAGGTGATTGGGCGCTCAGAGCTGATCATGCGTGTACTGGGGCAGGTGTACCACCTGGGCTGTTTCAGCTGCTGTGAATGTGAGCGCCGGCTGCAGCGCGGAGACGAGTTTGTCCTGAAGGAGGGACAGTTGCTCTGCAGAGGAGACtacgagaaggagagagagatgcttgCTGCCATCAGCCCCACACCCACTGAGTCAGGTAACAGGAAAAGACAGGGCAAccaacaaatcaatcaatcaaccaataaaATCACTGGATGGCACTTTGTTATGGTGCAGAAAGTGCAGGAGATTACATAATTACACAGTGATAACCTAATGACTTGTTTTTTCATTGGGATTCACTACTAGGCACCATATGATACCAGTTTGTCTGTCAATTGAAGATCCTATTGTCTCTCCCCACACCCCTCAGTGAAGAGTGAGGATGAGGATGGTGGGGGCGGTTCTGTAGGGGGGAAGGGCAGCGAAGGGAAGGACCACAAACGGTCAAAGCGACCACGCACCATCTTGACCACACAGCAGCGCAGAGCTTTCAAGGCCTCCTTCGAGGTGTCCTCCAAACCTTGCAGAAAGGTAAGCAGACCAGGCGTAACACggtttatttattttgttccttctctctttcacttttctttctctctttttttctctctcacacacgcacacacagacatatacacacactgtccCATTTAGTGTCATGGCTTAATTTCTCTAATCTTCAGGTGAGAGAGACACTGGCAGCTGAGACCGGGTTGACGGTTCGAGTCGTGCAGGTGTGGTTCCAAAACCAGAGAGCAAAGGTGAGATATTTGACCTGTCCTGAATCCCCACTCCCCCGCCCATGACATTAATATAACCAATAACACTAATCATGAATCTAATGGTGCAATTGCTCTGAAACCACATGCTAACATTTATTTTAAAGGCTAAAGCACAGTTAaaaggatagttcacccaaataacAATGCAACTTTGGTGAACTATCCTTTTAACGATCGACAGAGCAATAGCGCCATTGGGTCCATTATcagtgtgccagtgtgtgttgGTCCTGTGCGTTGCAGATGAAGAAGATAGCTCGcaggcagcagcaacagcagcagcagcaggagcaggAGCAGCTGGGAGGGTCCAGGAGAGGGCCGAGCAGGGGGGGGCGACAGAGCAACGATGACAGTGAGGGTAAGAGAGGGGAGAACAGAGCAGGGGTTTCCCAAAAGCCTTGTAGCTAACTGGTACTTAACTCGCGGAACGGTAGATATAGAAGTGCTTAATTTGACAATTTTTGTTCATTCATGCACAGGAAGATTAGTCTTTCGCTACAAAAGTAACAATTAAAACAGTAGCTTGCCAAAGTAGCTAAGTTTCAGGAAGCTCACCTCAAGGCAGGTGAAACAATGTCTCTGGAGGTAAAGGGTCAGGACGAGAGGAAGAGATGCAGGGATTGATtcatgttctgtctctctcttcccagaCGGTTCTAGTGGTCACGGATTTGACGGTCTGTTGTCGTACTCTTCGTTGCCACGACAGCAGCTACTGGCTCTGGACCCCAACATCTACGGAGGAGAGACGTTCCGCCATGGCCTCACACCCCCTCAGCTGGGCTCTGAACATCTTCACTCCtacggtgagagagagggagagaaatataaaaagagcgagagatggacagacagaccaaacagacagacatacttACTCTATTTCTCCCTTTAGATTCAGAGACTGTGTTCCACGATCTGGACAGCGACGGGAGCCTCAGTCACCTCGGCGACTGTCTCCTGGCAGTGGCGGACGGTGGGCTCCTGGCGGGGCGGGTGGGAAACCCCATCGACCGCCTCTACTCCATGCAGAACTCCTACTTCACATCCTGACCCCTCACCCTTGACCCCTGACTCACTCCACCAATCACCACTCAGAGAAGCAGCTAATGACCGGTTATCCTACTAGGCCCACAAGGTCATCACACCAACCATGCTTGAGCTGGGTCCATATCCATGTCTGACCAGGCTTCTTGTAAAAGCATAATAggaaacacctgggtcatgttcagtagggagGAAACCTTAGGAGTGAAACAGGGAGGTACTACCTTGACTTATCCACTAAGAACACGTTTTTCCATACCAAACACGACCCAGGTAGCCATTTAAGGTCTCAACTATGACTTAGGCCGTGTCCGAAATCTGGCTTGCCCATTActtacttaaactgcatactgtGTATTAATCATATTACATACTATATAGAACGTTCTGTTTAGTACAAACGTATGCAGTAAgcaacaaataccaaaatactaCTCATCCATGCTGAGAAGGCATCATCGAATGCGCAATCGCTTTTGTCCCCTAATCTGATAATCAGTTGTTGTCGAACACGTGTGTGTGAAAAGACGATTATCTTCCTCAATAGTGCCTCACGAATTCTACTAGATGGAAAGCcaaaatgagtatgacatccgGGCATTTAAAGTATACTAGCTCTTCAAGATTTCACATACTATAGAACTTTTTTTTCACATACTCAAACAAACTACTATTTAGGACGCAAGTAcaagtatgggtattcggacacggcCACTCTTTTGCTTGATCCCAACATCCTACCTGTAGCAGACAGATGTGAAATCCTATGACAACATACTTTATCTGATACTCTCTCATTTGTTTCATataagggaggggaggggaggattgCCCAGGAAAGCTTAAATCAAGAGCAGTTAAAGTATTTCAAAGAAAATAAATActatttgaatccaggtctgtgtgtttgtgagtcaGAAACCTATGTTACTTATTAGGTTGCTAATGAATGGGGAGTGTTTCATTCATTTAGCTCATGATCTGACCTACTTATGGTGTCCACATGGTTAGGGAGTCTTCTTGGCAGCAGGGTTTAGGAGCAGAGTGAAGACGCATACCAGAGAGGTTACAGCAGGCTAGGGGCAGAGCTGCCACCAGAACATGATTCAACCCAAAAACCGTTGTATTGGAGATGGCCACTGGTTCATAGCACGGATGGGGTCAATTCAGCCAAATCAGAAAGTGAATGGAAGTTGAGCCTAAATGAATGACTGGAATAAAGGTACTGGTGGATCTGGAGGAACATTGGAGCGATAGATTTCATTATAGGTTGAGATGAGTTGAAGGATACAGAGTGGCACGCTCGATTTGTATGTGAATGACTGAAATATGTGGGTTAGGTAACTTAGGTCTAGGGAGTTTGCTCTCAGGTTAGTGTGTTAGAATTTTTAGCAATGTTATACAGGAAATGATTTACAAATCACTCTAACCCTTGATTAGTTCACATTAGTCAACATAGTGAAAGGAGATTTTTAGACTATAGATACAATCAGGGTCCTATAGAGTAGGCTAACAGGGTCCTATAGAGTAGGCTAACAGGGTCCTATGGAGCAGTGCTTCTCAAtcttggtcctggggacccaaaggggtgcacatattgaaaagagagcgaaagaaaaAAGAAGCAATGTTATGCCTGTTCTGCTTACCTTTCTGCATGGTTTGGAGGACACCTCGAAGGGGGCCTTGAAAGCTCTGCGCTGCTGTGTGGTCAAGATGGTGCGTTGTCAGGTgcgaaaggaaaaaacaaacatgtgcaCCTCTTTGGGTCCCCAGAACCAGGATTGAGAAACACCACTATAGAGTAGGCTAACAGGGTCATTCAGAGAACCTTATAAAGGAAACAGGGCTGTGTAAAGGAAAGTGTAACGCTTTCATGTAGCTCTGGTTCAGGGGTTTATGTGGGGCTGGCTTGGGATTGTTCAGCATCAGCAAGCCATAcgtaacaccctggaccagagctagctttCGTGTAATTATTTATTTGATACTGTGAAGTATTCACTAATAAAGGTGCAGGTGTTTGTCCTGGCTGGAAAAACTCTAGGCCCTAACTAAAATGTAGAAGTTGAATACTAATTGGTGTGTAACACTTAAGTAAAAAGTATGATTAGGCCCAGGAGtctttcctggtcaggtcacgtgGTCAGGAAAACTACTGGCCCTAGCTACGATAAACATGTATGTGTTCCAATGTAAAATAATTGTGTTAATATTATTGTTGTTACAATGAataatacagtactactataggTATAATCACTGTAATTATTTATCTTTGATCGAAAACACACCTTACAATAGATGTTGTTCAATATTTTGTACTCTTATGGTTAAATATTTATGTTGTAGCATGAGCTGTGTGCCACacttttaaa is a genomic window containing:
- the LOC106607424 gene encoding LIM homeobox transcription factor 1-alpha: MLPIEVSEGVCFTSSEHDEGRRDGMKTEETQSCLQQPPASTPFGSEHMGGGGEVCAGCESPIADRFLLRVNERSWHETCVKCAVCLSVLSGTCYCRDRLLYCKHDYEKLFVRKCSACLQVIGRSELIMRVLGQVYHLGCFSCCECERRLQRGDEFVLKEGQLLCRGDYEKEREMLAAISPTPTESVKSEDEDGGGGSVGGKGSEGKDHKRSKRPRTILTTQQRRAFKASFEVSSKPCRKVRETLAAETGLTVRVVQVWFQNQRAKMKKIARRQQQQQQQQEQEQLGGSRRGPSRGGRQSNDDSEDGSSGHGFDGLLSYSSLPRQQLLALDPNIYGGETFRHGLTPPQLGSEHLHSYDSETVFHDLDSDGSLSHLGDCLLAVADGGLLAGRVGNPIDRLYSMQNSYFTS